A single window of Chloracidobacterium sp. DNA harbors:
- a CDS encoding EAL domain-containing protein produces MEKRSSTFIILTVLIGAMALVCVGVAGSKLNPSRIDIALITLVGVSIAVGTFLKAHIERYDLQIVIGNATVLAVLYLYGGEIGVIAATIHFSAVAMISTGRSNSVAITGRVVSASIGIAASTAAAQAVGSMFGSVDLVAQRSDMTSFVWFVSVATVAMYVTSALLNFAVVQFGHTSDSRWSFEKYLLDSLLIFGLVGIAGGLLISGILQTNTYAVSGVIAFFAFAIYMYRRYMSNIDSTAERFRSNERARAESAEGKVESLERYVGELETMTQYLQESHENFRHAAYHDELTGLPNRNYFIDRLKLTLQESKDNTEANFAILLLDLNRFKTINDSLGHSMGDRLIRSVAKRLEQIIREQDMVARFSGDKFGIILSDLTLRDEAMAFADRLNKRVAEPYTLEGRQVFTNVKIGIAFGNSRYAEAEDILRDADIAMYYAKDNNENHVIFDQKMHIRAVTRMQLETDLRYAIERKEFELHYQPIIGLENADLVGFEALVRWNHPTRGLVPPNEFIPISEHTGLIVPMTIQILQSACNQVARWQAQNPAGPPLSVAVNLSGKHFAHPNLVDQISAVLAETRISPASLKLELTESAVMENAETAILMLKQIKKTGVQISIDDFGTGYSSLSYLHRFPIDLLKVDRSFVSAMEDNSENGEIVRTVIALAKALNLKVVAEGIESIHQFHQLRILGCEFGQGYLFSKPLPVAEIEKLLQERSRWTNILPSHSTPLFQTTPQDINQLRIA; encoded by the coding sequence ATGGAAAAACGATCCTCAACCTTTATCATTTTGACGGTGCTAATCGGGGCAATGGCTCTCGTATGTGTCGGCGTGGCAGGTTCTAAGCTGAATCCGTCACGTATAGATATTGCACTTATTACGCTTGTCGGAGTATCGATTGCGGTCGGTACATTCCTCAAGGCTCATATTGAGCGCTATGACCTTCAGATCGTGATCGGAAATGCCACGGTCCTGGCCGTCTTGTATCTCTACGGCGGTGAGATCGGCGTTATTGCGGCCACAATTCATTTCTCGGCGGTTGCGATGATTTCCACCGGTCGTTCTAACTCCGTCGCGATTACTGGCCGCGTGGTTTCGGCGTCGATAGGCATCGCCGCATCGACGGCGGCAGCACAGGCTGTCGGTTCTATGTTTGGATCTGTCGACCTGGTTGCACAGCGGTCGGATATGACAAGTTTCGTTTGGTTTGTATCGGTTGCGACCGTCGCGATGTACGTGACGTCTGCACTCCTCAATTTTGCGGTCGTTCAATTTGGCCATACGTCCGATTCGCGATGGAGCTTTGAAAAGTACCTACTCGATTCGCTATTGATCTTTGGTTTGGTCGGTATCGCCGGCGGTTTGTTGATCTCGGGTATTCTGCAGACCAATACCTACGCGGTTTCAGGTGTTATAGCATTCTTCGCGTTTGCGATCTATATGTATCGACGATATATGTCGAATATTGATTCGACCGCCGAACGTTTTCGGTCAAATGAACGGGCACGAGCCGAATCAGCCGAAGGTAAGGTCGAATCACTCGAAAGATACGTTGGTGAACTTGAGACGATGACCCAGTACTTACAGGAAAGTCACGAGAATTTTCGCCACGCTGCTTATCACGACGAACTTACGGGTTTACCAAACAGAAACTACTTTATCGATCGTCTGAAATTGACGCTTCAGGAGAGCAAAGACAATACAGAGGCTAACTTTGCCATCCTTCTGCTTGATCTTAATCGGTTTAAGACCATCAATGACAGTCTCGGTCATTCAATGGGCGATCGTTTGATACGGAGCGTCGCAAAACGTCTGGAGCAGATTATCCGCGAACAAGATATGGTGGCGCGTTTCAGCGGGGACAAATTCGGCATAATTTTGAGCGATCTAACGCTTCGCGATGAGGCGATGGCATTTGCGGATAGGTTGAATAAACGCGTAGCTGAGCCTTATACGCTGGAAGGCCGTCAGGTTTTCACCAATGTTAAGATCGGTATCGCCTTTGGGAATTCGCGGTACGCCGAGGCGGAAGACATCCTTAGGGACGCCGATATCGCGATGTACTACGCCAAGGACAATAACGAAAATCACGTGATATTCGACCAGAAGATGCATATCCGGGCAGTTACCCGAATGCAACTCGAAACGGACCTTAGATACGCTATTGAACGCAAAGAGTTTGAACTCCATTACCAACCGATCATTGGACTTGAAAATGCGGATCTTGTCGGCTTCGAGGCCTTGGTCAGATGGAATCACCCGACACGCGGACTCGTGCCGCCTAATGAATTTATTCCGATCAGCGAACATACCGGGTTGATCGTGCCGATGACGATCCAGATTCTCCAATCGGCGTGTAACCAGGTCGCACGTTGGCAAGCTCAAAATCCCGCCGGACCGCCTCTAAGTGTTGCAGTCAATCTTTCCGGCAAGCATTTTGCTCACCCCAATTTAGTCGATCAGATCAGTGCTGTCTTAGCCGAAACGCGGATCTCGCCGGCGTCGCTAAAGCTCGAGCTTACCGAAAGTGCTGTCATGGAAAATGCTGAAACGGCGATACTGATGTTAAAGCAGATCAAAAAGACCGGTGTTCAGATCAGTATTGATGATTTTGGGACCGGTTACTCGAGTCTTAGCTACCTACACAGATTTCCTATCGACCTTCTCAAGGTTGACCGTTCATTTGTAAGTGCAATGGAAGATAATTCCGAAAACGGTGAGATCGTCCGAACCGTTATCGCATTGGCGAAAGCTCTAAACTTAAAGGTCGTTGCCGAGGGCATCGAGAGCATACATCAATTCCATCAACTGCGAATACTCGGGTGCGAATTTGGTCAAGGTTATTTGTTTTCAAAGCCGCTTCCGGTTGCTGAGATTGAAAAGCTTTTGCAAGAACGGTCGCGTTGGACCAATATTTTACCTTCACACTCAACGCCGCTATTTCAGACTACGCCACAAGACATTAACCAACTACGCATCGCCTAA
- a CDS encoding S9 family peptidase, with amino-acid sequence MIKGLMSIVVVFIIIVIGNTVIVAQSNMKTPVAKKVPKVLKIHGYEITDNYAWLRDRNDKKDPAIIEHLNAENTYTEAYMGPHKGLTDTLYKEMLGRIKQNDLSVPYKLGNFWYFNRVEEGKQYPTYLRSKTRDGANPETLIDQNKMAEGLKYFAISNFEPSDDGNLLAFATDTTGYRQYTLQIKDLRTGQMLPDKIERVTSIEWSPDGKYLLVGQEDAVSKRSDKVWRHSVGTNNNELIFEEKDVYFNVGVSRSRDRQMYFIASFAKTSTEYRYLSANAVADGKFSVLSPRREGHEYSADFNNGEFYIRTNKNAENFKVVHTPLLEPGEKNWKDFIPHDPAVKIEGISFFKDYSVVSELENGLEYLRVMDMRSKRASFRIPTDESVYTMDLGFNPEYNTSVVRYGYSSMITPQSTFEFDLNTRQSVLIKQQEIPSGYDKSQYETVRVWAVARDGVKVPVSIVWKKGTKLDGKAPMLLYAYGSYGASMTPNFSTARLSLVDRGMVYAIAHIRGGSELGEKWRQDGRMFKKINTFNDFVDSAKWLISEKYTSADRLVIQGGSAGGLLMGAVMNQSPKTFKAAIVQVPFVDVMNTMIDETLPLTTEEWVEWGNPRDDKKAWDYMYSYSPYDNVKKQAYPNMLIEISLNDSQVPYWEGAKFAAKVREMKTDKNIVLLKTNMGAGHGGSSGRYDRLKEVAFDYAYALTQVGITK; translated from the coding sequence ATGATCAAAGGTTTGATGAGTATAGTCGTCGTTTTTATCATTATCGTTATCGGTAACACCGTGATCGTTGCCCAGTCAAATATGAAGACACCGGTAGCAAAAAAAGTCCCAAAGGTTTTGAAGATCCACGGTTACGAGATCACCGATAATTATGCGTGGCTCCGAGATCGCAACGACAAAAAGGACCCTGCGATAATTGAGCACCTCAATGCCGAAAATACATACACCGAGGCATATATGGGACCGCACAAGGGTCTTACCGACACTCTTTACAAGGAAATGCTCGGCCGTATCAAACAAAACGATCTGAGCGTGCCGTACAAACTTGGCAATTTTTGGTACTTCAACAGGGTCGAGGAGGGAAAGCAATATCCAACCTACCTTCGCAGCAAGACTCGCGATGGTGCGAACCCTGAAACCCTTATCGACCAAAACAAAATGGCGGAGGGCCTCAAATACTTTGCGATCTCGAACTTCGAACCGAGTGACGATGGCAATTTACTTGCATTCGCGACCGATACGACGGGATATCGTCAATACACGCTACAGATCAAGGATCTCCGAACGGGCCAAATGCTTCCGGACAAGATAGAACGTGTTACCAGCATCGAGTGGTCGCCGGATGGCAAATATCTCCTTGTTGGACAGGAAGATGCGGTCTCAAAGCGGTCCGACAAGGTTTGGCGTCATTCCGTCGGAACGAACAATAATGAGCTGATCTTTGAAGAAAAGGACGTGTACTTTAACGTCGGGGTGAGTCGGTCGCGTGATAGGCAAATGTACTTCATTGCCTCTTTTGCCAAAACGTCGACTGAATATCGATACCTTTCTGCCAATGCGGTCGCAGACGGCAAGTTTAGTGTTTTGTCACCTCGCCGTGAGGGCCACGAATATAGTGCGGATTTTAATAACGGTGAATTTTATATTCGCACAAATAAGAACGCCGAAAACTTCAAAGTAGTTCACACACCTCTGTTAGAGCCGGGCGAAAAGAATTGGAAAGACTTTATTCCGCACGATCCGGCAGTAAAGATCGAAGGCATAAGTTTCTTTAAGGACTATTCGGTCGTTTCAGAACTCGAAAATGGACTCGAATATCTCCGCGTAATGGATATGCGAAGCAAGCGGGCGTCCTTTCGGATACCGACGGATGAAAGCGTCTACACGATGGATCTCGGGTTTAATCCGGAATATAACACGTCAGTCGTACGTTATGGTTATTCGTCAATGATAACGCCGCAATCAACCTTTGAATTCGATTTGAATACAAGACAATCAGTATTGATAAAACAGCAAGAGATCCCTAGCGGTTATGACAAATCACAATACGAAACTGTACGCGTGTGGGCAGTAGCACGCGACGGCGTCAAGGTTCCTGTGTCGATCGTTTGGAAAAAGGGAACGAAACTCGACGGTAAGGCCCCGATGCTGCTATACGCGTATGGGTCTTATGGAGCGTCGATGACACCGAACTTTTCAACCGCAAGGTTAAGTCTGGTCGATCGAGGAATGGTTTACGCGATCGCTCACATTCGAGGTGGATCAGAACTCGGCGAAAAATGGCGGCAAGATGGTCGTATGTTTAAGAAAATAAATACGTTCAACGATTTCGTCGATTCCGCCAAGTGGCTTATCAGCGAAAAATACACATCGGCCGACCGACTCGTGATACAGGGCGGTTCGGCGGGCGGATTGTTGATGGGTGCGGTAATGAACCAATCGCCGAAGACATTCAAGGCAGCGATCGTTCAGGTGCCGTTTGTCGACGTGATGAATACGATGATCGATGAAACACTACCCTTGACCACCGAGGAATGGGTCGAATGGGGAAATCCTCGCGACGACAAGAAGGCGTGGGACTATATGTATTCTTATTCGCCATACGACAACGTCAAAAAGCAAGCGTATCCGAATATGCTTATCGAAATATCGCTTAACGACAGCCAGGTCCCATATTGGGAAGGTGCAAAATTTGCGGCGAAGGTAAGGGAGATGAAAACCGATAAAAATATCGTATTGCTGAAAACAAATATGGGAGCGGGACACGGCGGATCATCCGGCAGATACGACCGTTTGAAGGAAGTCGCATTCGACTATGCGTATGCTCTTACTCAAGTCGGGATCACGAAGTAA
- a CDS encoding type IV pilus twitching motility protein PilT, with protein MSTRIDDLLRMAMSFGASDLHLRAGSFPVIRVTGELKPLTGVSRLTQDETLEMAFSMMSNRQKQHFKEAYEVDIGYGVSGLGRFRVNIFQQRNSIGIVARVISDSIRGFAELGMPPILNKIADETRGLVLVTGTTGSGKSTTLAAIVDYINQKRNCHIVTIEDPIEFLHKNKESFVTQREVDVDTRNFAEALRGSLRQDPDVILVGEMRDLETIETALVAAETGHLVLSTLHTLDASETLSRIITAFPPYQQKSIRIQLAGLLKAVVSQRLMKSAKGNSRIPAVEVLMSTPLIRDYILHDDKTQSIRDAIAAGTSQYGMQTFDQSLFYLYQSGLITLDEALRGTTNPDEFRLRLAGINTTSGIAKEEMERTSGVGNVSDLIVRN; from the coding sequence ATGTCAACCCGAATAGATGATCTACTGCGAATGGCTATGAGCTTCGGCGCCTCTGATCTCCATTTGCGTGCGGGTTCGTTTCCGGTGATACGGGTCACCGGCGAACTAAAACCGTTGACCGGTGTCAGTCGGCTAACACAAGATGAAACGCTTGAAATGGCGTTCTCGATGATGTCGAATCGTCAAAAGCAACATTTCAAAGAGGCTTACGAAGTCGACATCGGTTACGGTGTATCGGGGCTTGGCCGATTTCGCGTAAATATCTTTCAACAGCGAAATTCGATCGGCATCGTTGCCCGGGTCATATCCGATTCGATACGTGGATTTGCCGAACTAGGGATGCCGCCGATCCTGAATAAGATCGCCGACGAGACCAGAGGGTTGGTGCTTGTGACAGGTACTACCGGTTCAGGAAAATCAACAACACTGGCCGCGATCGTTGACTATATCAATCAAAAGCGGAACTGCCATATCGTTACGATCGAAGATCCGATCGAATTTTTACACAAGAATAAAGAGTCTTTCGTGACCCAACGCGAGGTTGACGTAGACACGCGAAATTTCGCCGAGGCACTCCGTGGTAGTCTGCGTCAGGACCCTGACGTGATCTTGGTCGGTGAAATGCGTGATCTCGAGACTATCGAAACCGCACTCGTAGCGGCGGAAACGGGTCATCTCGTACTTTCTACGCTGCACACACTCGATGCGTCCGAAACGCTATCCCGAATAATTACGGCTTTCCCGCCGTATCAGCAAAAGTCCATAAGGATCCAACTCGCGGGACTCCTAAAGGCAGTAGTCTCGCAGCGGCTGATGAAGTCCGCCAAAGGCAATAGTCGTATTCCTGCCGTCGAGGTCCTTATGTCCACGCCGTTGATCCGAGACTATATTCTTCACGACGACAAAACCCAAAGCATTCGCGATGCGATCGCGGCGGGCACATCACAGTACGGGATGCAGACGTTTGACCAGTCGCTATTTTACCTATACCAGTCCGGCCTTATCACGCTGGACGAAGCCCTTCGAGGAACTACCAATCCGGACGAATTCAGGCTGCGGCTTGCCGGCATCAACACGACCTCTGGAATCGCAAAGGAAGAAATGGAGAGAACCAGCGGGGTCGGCAACGTAAGTGATCTCATCGTCAGAAACTAG
- a CDS encoding 30S ribosomal protein S1 yields MTNEVTTGTEETTAAETSVVDQTAASTTPADITASAEPAAPATDDVQNAGDIDFGAILEQFEQEQTIFHPGELVEGKVVGISDRGILIDFGYKSEGIAPVEDFTGEDGNLTVSVGDSVEVVLRSMHSGDGPPQLSRHDALARKAWDVVERAFNEEATVTGIVLDKTKGGLRVDLGGIEAFLPGSQIDSRPIHSLDQYKGQEIEAKIIKFSRRRNNVVLSRKVLTDEVVGVQKGETLARIDIGYVIEGTIKNLTEYGAFVDIGGIDGLLHVTDMSWGRLHHPGDLFKVGDHIQVKVLKLDREKEKISLGYKQLLPDPWSTVIEVYPVNTKVTGKVSSVTDYGVFVELEAGVEGLVHVSEISWSRRAQSPKRMFNRNDEVEVQVLGVDTVERRISLGMKQFQENPWATVDIRYPIGTKIHGRVRNITDFGAFVELEEGIDGLVHVSDITWAKKIKHPKDVLKKDQEVDAIVTSIDKQGQRLSLSMKDLTPSAWEGFVATHRPGDTVRGKVSRFTNFGIFVELGEGLEGLCHISELSDDRVERAEDVAQLGQEMDFKILRIEQADQKIGLSARAVGKEDEPVVDSRMYSTEAKGGMASLGELANLRFGGEADASTEAKVEETPEEKKAAKVAAKKAKAEEFAAREAEAQVAEELAAASAEDEPAVEEAVAEVSAADETAEETSVAIESTEEESTAEETSVETPSDVSAAVDSEAAVDTAVEETVAEVDAPPAEVEDSDSQKA; encoded by the coding sequence ATGACAAACGAGGTTACAACAGGAACTGAAGAAACGACCGCTGCAGAGACTTCAGTTGTGGATCAAACAGCAGCTTCAACAACACCGGCGGATATTACCGCCTCAGCCGAACCCGCCGCTCCGGCGACGGATGACGTTCAGAATGCGGGGGACATCGATTTCGGTGCGATCCTAGAGCAATTCGAACAGGAACAGACGATCTTCCATCCGGGCGAACTGGTTGAAGGTAAGGTCGTTGGTATTTCTGATCGAGGGATTCTGATCGATTTTGGCTATAAGTCAGAGGGTATCGCTCCGGTCGAAGATTTCACCGGCGAAGACGGCAATTTGACCGTCAGCGTTGGAGATTCGGTCGAGGTCGTGCTTCGAAGCATGCATTCGGGCGACGGTCCGCCGCAATTATCACGGCACGATGCTCTCGCACGCAAGGCGTGGGACGTTGTTGAAAGGGCTTTTAACGAAGAAGCTACTGTAACCGGAATTGTCCTCGACAAAACCAAAGGCGGCCTGAGGGTGGACCTCGGCGGCATCGAAGCGTTCCTCCCCGGATCGCAGATCGACTCGCGTCCGATCCACAGTCTTGACCAGTACAAGGGTCAGGAGATCGAAGCAAAGATCATCAAGTTTAGCCGACGCCGAAATAACGTCGTTCTTTCGCGTAAGGTACTCACCGACGAAGTCGTTGGAGTGCAGAAAGGAGAGACTCTAGCCCGTATCGATATCGGGTATGTGATCGAAGGCACGATCAAGAACCTTACCGAATATGGTGCGTTTGTCGACATCGGCGGCATCGACGGCCTACTTCACGTAACAGATATGTCGTGGGGACGTTTGCATCACCCCGGTGACCTGTTCAAGGTCGGCGACCACATTCAGGTCAAGGTATTGAAGCTTGACCGTGAGAAAGAAAAGATCTCGCTTGGTTACAAGCAACTCCTGCCCGATCCGTGGTCAACGGTTATCGAGGTATACCCTGTTAACACAAAGGTTACGGGTAAAGTTTCGTCGGTCACCGACTATGGTGTTTTTGTAGAACTAGAAGCCGGCGTCGAAGGCCTAGTGCACGTTTCCGAAATATCCTGGTCGCGTCGGGCTCAAAGTCCGAAGCGGATGTTTAATCGTAACGATGAGGTTGAGGTTCAGGTTTTGGGTGTTGACACGGTCGAGCGTCGCATCAGCCTTGGAATGAAACAGTTCCAAGAGAATCCTTGGGCAACCGTGGACATTCGCTATCCGATCGGCACTAAGATCCACGGACGCGTACGCAACATCACTGATTTCGGAGCATTTGTCGAACTCGAGGAAGGTATTGACGGACTCGTTCACGTTTCGGACATTACGTGGGCCAAGAAGATCAAACACCCGAAAGACGTACTGAAGAAGGACCAGGAAGTTGACGCGATCGTTACCAGCATTGACAAGCAGGGCCAGCGGCTCTCACTTTCGATGAAGGATCTTACGCCCAGTGCGTGGGAAGGCTTTGTCGCAACTCACCGCCCCGGTGATACGGTCCGCGGCAAGGTTTCACGCTTCACGAATTTCGGAATCTTTGTTGAACTTGGCGAAGGCCTCGAAGGACTCTGCCACATTTCTGAACTCTCTGACGACCGTGTCGAGCGTGCGGAAGACGTAGCTCAACTCGGTCAGGAAATGGATTTCAAGATCCTCCGAATCGAGCAGGCAGACCAGAAGATCGGACTTTCGGCACGTGCGGTCGGCAAGGAAGATGAACCGGTCGTTGATTCCAGAATGTACTCGACCGAAGCAAAGGGTGGAATGGCATCGCTCGGCGAACTTGCCAATTTGAGATTCGGCGGCGAGGCTGACGCATCTACTGAGGCTAAGGTTGAAGAAACGCCTGAAGAGAAAAAGGCTGCCAAGGTAGCCGCCAAAAAGGCGAAGGCCGAAGAGTTTGCGGCACGCGAAGCAGAAGCTCAGGTTGCAGAAGAACTTGCCGCCGCCTCTGCGGAAGATGAACCCGCCGTCGAAGAAGCAGTTGCTGAAGTATCTGCCGCAGATGAAACTGCTGAGGAAACGTCGGTTGCGATAGAATCGACCGAGGAAGAGTCAACTGCCGAGGAAACATCAGTTGAGACTCCGTCGGACGTATCGGCAGCGGTGGATTCGGAAGCGGCGGTTGATACGGCGGTCGAAGAAACGGTCGCCGAAGTTGACGCACCACCTGCCGAAGTCGAAGATTCAGACTCGCAGAAGGCCTAG
- a CDS encoding integration host factor subunit beta, whose translation MTKADLVERVAREADMTKKDAEQLVEIIFDSITGSLNRGEKIELRGFGSFRVRQRNSRKGRNPKTGAAVEIPAKRVAYFKPGKDLKELINKA comes from the coding sequence ATGACAAAAGCTGATCTGGTAGAACGCGTCGCTCGCGAGGCGGATATGACCAAAAAGGATGCCGAACAGTTAGTCGAGATCATCTTCGACAGCATAACTGGAAGCCTGAATCGGGGCGAAAAGATCGAGCTTCGCGGGTTTGGTAGTTTTCGGGTTAGACAGCGTAATTCACGAAAAGGCCGAAATCCTAAGACCGGAGCGGCGGTAGAGATTCCGGCAAAACGTGTCGCATACTTCAAACCGGGCAAGGACCTTAAAGAACTTATCAACAAAGCATAG
- a CDS encoding HIT domain-containing protein: protein MDVLWSPWRYDYITKGTVPILEGCAFCGILHNSASDDDNFILHRAEFNFVILNIYPYTSGHLMVVPYAHLDGPDIAERCSTNEMMDLVNRSVTAIKSVYRPDGVNLGMNLGKAAGAGVAEHYHMHVLPRWVGDVNFMTAIGQTRTIPEALTSTFEKLRNKFGE from the coding sequence GTGGATGTACTCTGGAGTCCGTGGCGATATGATTATATAACAAAAGGCACGGTCCCAATTTTAGAGGGCTGTGCCTTTTGCGGTATTCTTCACAACTCGGCCAGTGATGACGATAATTTTATTCTTCATCGGGCCGAGTTTAATTTTGTCATCCTCAATATATACCCGTATACGTCAGGCCATTTGATGGTCGTTCCCTACGCTCACCTTGACGGTCCGGACATCGCGGAAAGATGTTCAACAAATGAAATGATGGATCTCGTAAATCGATCCGTCACCGCCATAAAATCTGTCTATCGGCCTGATGGAGTAAATCTCGGTATGAATCTCGGTAAAGCCGCCGGTGCCGGCGTTGCCGAACACTATCATATGCACGTTCTCCCGCGTTGGGTCGGGGACGTCAACTTTATGACCGCAATCGGACAGACGCGCACTATACCCGAGGCACTTACCTCCACCT